In one Gossypium hirsutum isolate 1008001.06 chromosome D09, Gossypium_hirsutum_v2.1, whole genome shotgun sequence genomic region, the following are encoded:
- the LOC107890413 gene encoding MDIS1-interacting receptor like kinase 2 produces MKSYFSTSIPTFCLLSIMAITSGITRATKSDSEWLAAEAKALMETGWWSNYSRAENHCTWPGIRCNAGSVVEIDLGGHGLNGSITPQIGALSELQILNLSWNSLTGELPSSLGNLTQLAVLDVSYNHFHSIPLAIQKMENLVSLSLSGNFIDYNASALGLLTNLTHLKKLMTLNLRYCDLSGPIPPHIGKLESMVDLDLSHNGLVGPIPSSVSSLTNLSSLFLQSNQLNGSIPEDIGGLTNLVELDLSSNRLSGHIPSSLGQLTKLESLYLYHNQINGFIPHEIERLKDLKYLDLSNNWFVGPIPSSVSNLTNLSSLFLQSNQLNGSIPEDIGGLTNLVELDLSSNRLSGQIPSSLGQLTKLESLYLHHNQINSFIPHEIERLKDLKYLDLSNNWFIGPIPSSVNNLTNLSSLFLQSNQLNGSIPEDSGGLTNLVELDLSSNRLSGHIPSSLGQLTKLEYLNLSHNQISSVIPPSLSSLSNLWCLSMASNLLEGPIPHEIRSLNTLIYLNLSANKLSGPIPTQIGNLSNLRYLILAKNNLSGRIPLQIGGLSLSELDLSHNIISGDIPSQLNSQNIELSHNLLQGVIPSKFGNLTYLFSLDLSWNNLTGTIPEFPFPVGNLNLSFNSLRGQIPNGLLHFEPETFTGNKDLCGSIQGFHPCPSSPNVNRERNSKVVKHNLLIVILVPTLLFFVSTSVLVIFILFRRNRAKTLKSDPIPTKNGDLFSIWNFDGKIAFEDIIKATEDFHIKYCIGRGGYGSVYRAVLPSGKVIALKKLHRLEAEQPAYDTSFRNEVKFLTEIRHKNIIKLHGFCLHNRCMFLIYEYMENGSLLYALSMDDEAVELDWTKRVNIVKGVAHALSYMHHDCNLPIVHRDISSNNILLNSELEAFIADFGTARLLDPDSSKRTVIVGTYGYIAPELAYSLVVTEKCDVYSFGVLALEILMGKHPGELLSTLSSSSSCVQNFMLNEILDPRLSTPRSRKMVGDIAFIAVIAFACLRSRPKARPTMKLVSQEFLHIKSPIAMPLHEISLIELKNHEMFMSDENHK; encoded by the exons ATGAAATCCTACTTCTCCACTTCTATCCCTACCTTCTGTTTACTCTCTATAATGGCAATCACTAGTGGCATTACAAGAGCAACAAAAAGTGATTCTGAATGGCTGGCAGCAGAGGCAAAAGCGTTGATGGAAACAGGGTGGTGGAGTAATTATAGTAGAGCTGAAAACCATTGTACGTGGCCTGGTATCCGATGCAATGCTGGAAGTGTTGTCGAGATTGATCTTGGTGGCCATGGTCTGAATGGGAGCATAACACCTCAAATAGGAGCACTTTCTGAACTCCAGATCCTTAACTTGTCTTGGAATAGTCTTACAGGTGAGTTGCCTTCTTCACTTGGAAACCTCACTCAATTGGCAGTGCTTGATGTTTCTTATAaccattttcattccattccctTGGCAATTCAGAAGATGGAGAATCTTGTTTCTCTAAGTTTGTCTGGGAACTTCATTGATTATAATGCTTCAGCTCTTGGTCTGTTGACCAATCTCACCCACTTGAAAAAGCTAATGACTCTCAACCTCAGATACTGCGACCTCAGTGGTCCCATTCCACCACATATTGGAAAGCTAGAGAGTATGGTTGATCTTGATCTCTCACACAACGGACTTGTTGGTCCAATCCCATCTTCTGTCAGCAGCTTAACGAATCTTTCCTCATTGTTCCTTCAAAGCAACCAACTTAATGGATCCATTCCAGAAGATATTGGGGGACTAACGAATTTGGTTGAATTGGATCTATCCTCCAATAGACTTTCAGGTCACATCCCTTCCTCTTTGGGTCAGTTAACAAAACTGGAATCTCTCTACCTCTACCATAATCAAATTAATGGTTTCATCCCCCATGAAATTGAGAGGTTGAAGGATTTAAAATATTTGGATCTCTCAAACAATTGGTTTGTTGGTCCAATCCCATCTTCTGTCAGCAACTTAACTAATCTTTCCTCATTGTTCCTTCAAAGCAACCAACTTAATGGATCCATTCCAGAAGATATTGGGGGACTAACGAATTTGGTTGAATTGGATCTATCCTCCAATAGACTTTCGGGTCAAATCCCTTCCTCTTTGGGTCAGTTAACAAAACTGGAATCTCTCTACCTCCACCATAATCAAATTAATAGTTTCATCCCCCATGAAATTGAGAGGTTGAAGGATTTAAAATATTTGGATCTCTCAAACAATTGGTTTATTGGTCCAATCCCATCTTCTGTTAACAACTTAACCAATCTTTCCTCGTTGTTCCTTCAAAGCAATCAACTTAATGGATCCATTCCAGAAGATTCTGGGGGACTAACGAATTTGGTTGAATTGGATCTATCCTCCAATAGGCTTTCAGGTCACATCCCTTCTTCTCTGGGCCAGTTAACAAAATTAGAATATCTTAACCTCTCCCATAATCAAATTAGTAGTGTCATCCCTCCAAGTTTGAGTAGTTTATCCAATTTATGGTGTCTATCCATGGCTTCGAATCTTTTGGAAGGTCCTATACCCCATGAAATTAGGAGTTTGAATACCCTGATCTACTTAAATCTCTCAGCCAACAAATTGAGTGGACCCATTCCAACTCAGATTGGTAATTTGTCAAATTTAAGATACTTAATCTTGGCAAAAAATAACTTGAGTGGAAGGATTCCCCTGCAAATTGGTGGCTTATCTCTATCCGAGCTTGATTTAAGCCATAACATCATTAGTGGAGATATACCTTCTCAACTAAATTCCCAAAACATTGAACTTAGCCATAACCTTCTCCAAGGAGTGATACCTTCCAAATTTGggaatttaacttatttattcagcTTAGATCTCAGTTGGAATAATCTAACGGGCACGATTCCCGAATTTCCATTTCCTGTGGGGAACCTCAATTTGTCGTTTAATTCACTGAGGGGTCAAATTCCAAATGGATTGTTGCATTTTGAACCCGAGACATTTACAGGCAACAAGGATTTATGTGGTTCCATTCAAGGCTTCCATCCTTGCCCTTCATCTCCAAATGTAAACCGAGAAAGAAATAGCAAAGTAGTGAAGCACAATCTGCTTATTGTTATTCTGGTTCCAACTTTGTTATTTTTTGTCTCGACTTCTGTGTTGGTGATATTCATCCTATTCCGACGAAATAGAGCTAAAACTTTGAAATCTGATCCAATTCCAACCAAAAATGGAGATTTATTCTCTATTTGGAACTTTGATGGAAAGATTGCTTTTGAAGACATCATCAAAGCCACAGAGGATTTTCATATCAAATATTGCATTGGAAGGGGTGGTTATGGCAGTGTTTACAGAGCAGTTTTACCAAGTGGCAAAGTTATTGCTTTAAAAAAGCTCCACCGATTGGAGGCTGAGCAACCGGCTTACGATACAAGTTTCCGAAATGAGGTCAAGTTTTTAACAGAAATACGACACAAGAACATCATCAAGCTCCACGGATTTTGTCTCCACAATCGCTGCATGtttttgatttatgaatatatggAAAATGGAAGCTTGCTTTATGCCTTGAGCATGGATGATGAAGCTGTGGAATTGGATTGGACCAAAAGAGTGAACATTGTCAAAGGTGTCGCACATGCTTTATCTTACATGCATCATGATTGCAACCTTCCAATTGTTCATCGAGACATCTCAAGCAATAACATTTTGTTGAACTCTGAATTGGAAGCTTTTATTGCTGACTTTGGGACTGCAAGACTTCTTGATCCTGATTCATCTAAGCGAACTGTAATTGTTGGGACGTATGGATATATTGCCCCAG AACTTGCTTATTCGTTGGTCGTGACCGAAAAATGTGATGTTTATAGTTTTGGAGTGTTGGCATTGGAAATATTGATGGGAAAGCATCCTGGTGAattattgtcaacactatcatcatcatcatcttgtGTCCAAAATTTCATGCTAAATGAAATTTTGGACCCTCGATTATCAACCCCGAGAAGTCGAAAAATGGTAGGAGACATCGCTTTTATTGCTGTCATTGCTTTTGCATGCTTACGATCTAGACCCAAAGCTCGACCAACAATGAAATTAGTGTCTCAAGAATTCCTACACATCAAGTCTCCAATTGCAATGCCTCTTCATGAAATATCATTGATCGAGCTTAAGAATCATGAGATGTTTATGAGCGATGAGaatcacaaataa